A single window of Rubripirellula lacrimiformis DNA harbors:
- a CDS encoding ISAzo13 family transposase — protein sequence MAFQFESPYSKQIEERMKNVFDSLSEKDRRRYAAIETEKLGYGGQRYISELFGCSEHAIRHGLDEIESLPEDPLGDRQRAEGGGRKQKIDEEPEIEDQLFEIVDIHIAGSPDEPDIIWTHQSPQAIAATLTHDGTPISAPTVADWLEGQDIRRRKIEKSIAGGQSPDRDTQFQEIDRFRSLFREAGDPVFSIDTKAKELLGTMYRDGRAYLSSPMRAFDHDYPSWSDGVLIPHGIYDPVRNHGHLNLGLSHDTSEFACDSFWWFWRRVGRFHYAGAKKILWLCDAGGSNNARYWIFKEDLSRLATRIGLPIQVAHYPPYCSKYNPIERRFFSQVGRTCSGLMMRSAEFAAELMRQTSTATGLSTTAHIIKRAYELKRKATEEFMTRMPITFSNLLPRLNYTANPS from the coding sequence ATGGCGTTTCAATTTGAGTCCCCGTACTCCAAGCAGATCGAAGAACGCATGAAAAATGTTTTCGATAGCTTGTCTGAAAAGGATCGTCGCCGCTACGCCGCCATCGAGACGGAGAAGCTTGGATATGGTGGTCAACGCTACATCTCAGAGCTATTTGGTTGTTCCGAGCATGCGATCCGGCATGGTTTGGATGAGATTGAATCGCTGCCCGAGGATCCTCTGGGCGATCGACAACGGGCTGAAGGTGGAGGAAGAAAGCAGAAAATTGACGAGGAACCAGAGATCGAAGATCAACTCTTTGAAATCGTGGATATTCACATCGCTGGCAGTCCCGACGAACCCGATATCATCTGGACTCATCAGTCGCCGCAAGCGATCGCTGCGACGTTGACGCACGATGGCACACCGATCAGCGCGCCCACGGTGGCCGATTGGCTCGAAGGCCAAGATATCCGTCGACGCAAAATTGAAAAGTCGATTGCCGGCGGACAGAGCCCCGATCGCGATACACAGTTTCAGGAAATCGATCGATTCCGTTCGCTCTTCCGAGAGGCTGGCGACCCTGTTTTCTCCATTGACACCAAGGCGAAAGAGCTTCTTGGCACGATGTATCGCGACGGCCGTGCCTACCTGAGCAGTCCGATGCGAGCATTCGATCACGACTATCCGAGTTGGTCCGATGGCGTTTTGATTCCCCACGGAATCTACGACCCGGTTCGCAACCACGGACACCTTAACTTGGGGCTCAGTCACGATACCAGCGAGTTTGCCTGCGATAGTTTTTGGTGGTTCTGGCGTCGTGTCGGGCGATTCCATTATGCAGGGGCCAAAAAGATACTTTGGTTGTGTGACGCCGGTGGCAGCAACAATGCTCGGTACTGGATCTTCAAAGAAGACTTGTCTCGCTTGGCTACGCGGATCGGACTGCCGATCCAGGTTGCTCACTACCCGCCATACTGCAGCAAGTACAATCCGATCGAACGGCGGTTCTTCTCACAGGTGGGCCGAACTTGCAGCGGGCTGATGATGCGATCAGCCGAGTTTGCAGCAGAGCTAATGAGACAAACGTCAACAGCGACCGGTCTGAGCACGACCGCCCATATCATCAAACGAGCCTACGAACTCAAACGCAAGGCAACCGAGGAATTCATGACACGAATGCCAATCACATTTTCGAACCTACTGCCTCGACTAAACTACACGGCCAACCCTTCATAG
- the cas7c gene encoding type I-C CRISPR-associated protein Cas7/Csd2 — MDHRYDFVFLFDVTDGNPNGDPDAGNLPRVDPETGHGLVTDVCLKRKIRNFVANVKDEAPPFEIYVKERAVLNNQHSRAYEALKLDAAKAKRTEVDQCRDWMCQNFFDVRTFGAVMSTKVNCGQVRGPVQMAFSRSIDPIVSLEHSITRCAVATEKEAEKQDGDNRTMGRKFTVPYGMYRCHGFINPFFARQTGFSEDDLQLFWKSLQNMFELDRSASRGQMTPQALVVFQHDDALGNAPAHQLQKRVSVVRKDVTTPARSSDDYDVQIDEADLPAGISIERMF; from the coding sequence ATGGACCACCGATACGATTTTGTTTTCTTGTTTGATGTTACCGATGGCAACCCTAATGGCGACCCGGATGCGGGCAACCTTCCACGCGTCGATCCGGAAACCGGACACGGGCTCGTCACCGACGTTTGTTTGAAACGGAAGATTCGCAATTTCGTCGCCAACGTAAAGGACGAAGCGCCACCGTTTGAAATTTATGTGAAGGAGCGGGCAGTGTTGAACAATCAACACTCCCGAGCCTATGAAGCGTTGAAGTTGGACGCGGCAAAGGCGAAACGCACCGAAGTTGATCAATGTCGCGATTGGATGTGCCAAAATTTCTTTGACGTGCGCACGTTCGGTGCGGTGATGAGCACCAAGGTCAATTGTGGCCAAGTGCGAGGTCCGGTTCAAATGGCGTTCTCCCGAAGCATTGACCCAATTGTCTCGCTAGAACATTCAATCACACGCTGTGCTGTAGCCACGGAAAAAGAAGCCGAAAAACAAGATGGCGACAATCGAACAATGGGACGTAAATTCACAGTTCCTTACGGCATGTATCGTTGCCACGGATTTATCAATCCATTCTTCGCACGTCAAACCGGTTTCAGCGAAGACGATTTGCAACTTTTCTGGAAGTCGCTGCAAAACATGTTTGAACTGGATCGCTCGGCTAGCCGTGGGCAGATGACGCCGCAAGCACTAGTCGTGTTTCAACACGACGACGCATTGGGCAACGCCCCAGCTCATCAGCTACAAAAACGCGTCAGTGTTGTTCGCAAAGACGTCACCACGCCGGCACGTTCGAGCGATGACTACGACGTCCAAATTGACGAAGCCGATCTTCCCGCAGGCATTTCGATTGAGCGGATGTTTTGA
- the cas3 gene encoding CRISPR-associated helicase Cas3', which yields MPHYAHSLPGNPDRSKWETLGQHEQAVAKLSAGFLNRIDPGLAAWGDLLGRWHDIGKYSEDFQCYLASNGDSDVHSSEVSGKVDHSTAGAQLACSKSSPLGKLIAYTLAGHHAGLPDWDVATGRSGLKQRLDKKVPCWRAEATKGLEALGLPESIPIRPPHTRETFCKHRIASFRVTCLTRMIFSALVDADFLSTEAFMSPEQSINRANVSANMTDLAKAIDNHLGCLRSEAEPSPVNQIRDEVSKACVDAAELVPGLFSLNVPTGGGKTLASLQFALRHAAHHGLDGVVVGIPFTSIIEQNAKVYRGVFESLGEGVVLEHHSNTDPEQETTQSRLQSENWDAPLVVTTNNQLFESLFACRASRCRKLHRIARRVIILDEVQSLPVELLTPTLLAIRELVESFGCTVVLCTATQPAFQWQEDFAIGLHEIRNIIPMTEKLHDRLRRTTVHPIGALSDEQLVARINAEDRVLCIVNTRPHASKLFAELDESSANFHLSTRMCAAHRLHVLDGQIRPRLDQGLQCRVISTQLIEAGVDVDFPVVFRDVCGIDSLTQAAGRCNREGRAAEGSVYFFQGERRPPPGTLRMSADHGLEIARQFDDLLSPEAIEAYFRLHYWQQKERWDFRQVMDAIGRDPSRMEFQFRQIADRYRFIEEVAETLYVPWKKGEQLIRSLSESDYPPDRKLRRRLQRYSINLRRHEMVQLHAAGAVLSFHGYNTLTQRHLYDQKLGLVLSKADGVVPPSDLMC from the coding sequence ATGCCCCACTACGCCCACAGCCTTCCCGGCAATCCCGATCGATCGAAGTGGGAGACGCTGGGGCAGCACGAGCAGGCAGTCGCTAAACTTTCTGCTGGTTTTCTCAATCGAATCGACCCTGGACTTGCTGCCTGGGGGGACCTACTCGGACGATGGCACGACATTGGAAAGTATAGTGAAGACTTTCAGTGCTATTTAGCGTCCAATGGCGATTCAGATGTTCACAGTTCGGAAGTCTCAGGCAAAGTCGATCATTCGACTGCGGGTGCTCAGTTGGCCTGTAGCAAGTCTTCGCCACTTGGAAAATTGATCGCTTATACGTTGGCGGGACATCACGCGGGTTTGCCGGACTGGGACGTGGCGACGGGGCGATCAGGCTTGAAGCAACGACTCGACAAAAAAGTACCGTGCTGGCGAGCCGAGGCGACAAAGGGTCTGGAGGCATTAGGACTTCCGGAATCGATTCCCATTCGACCGCCTCACACGCGCGAGACGTTTTGTAAGCATCGCATCGCTTCGTTTCGAGTCACCTGTTTGACTCGTATGATATTTTCAGCTTTGGTCGATGCTGACTTTCTGTCCACCGAAGCGTTCATGTCGCCAGAGCAGTCAATCAATCGGGCAAACGTTTCGGCGAACATGACCGATTTGGCAAAAGCAATCGATAATCACCTTGGATGCCTTCGCTCCGAAGCGGAGCCTTCACCGGTGAATCAGATTCGTGACGAAGTTAGCAAAGCATGTGTCGATGCGGCTGAACTCGTCCCCGGATTATTTTCACTGAACGTTCCCACTGGTGGTGGCAAAACGCTTGCTTCCTTGCAGTTCGCGCTGCGTCATGCCGCGCATCATGGACTCGATGGTGTCGTCGTCGGCATCCCGTTCACGAGCATCATCGAACAGAACGCAAAGGTGTATCGCGGTGTTTTCGAATCGCTTGGCGAAGGCGTTGTGCTGGAACACCACAGCAACACTGACCCTGAACAGGAAACCACTCAGAGTCGTCTACAATCGGAGAATTGGGACGCGCCTTTGGTGGTCACCACCAACAACCAACTCTTTGAATCGTTGTTCGCGTGTCGAGCCTCACGCTGCCGAAAACTCCACCGGATCGCACGGCGGGTCATCATCCTGGACGAAGTGCAATCGTTGCCGGTCGAATTGCTGACGCCCACATTGTTGGCCATTCGCGAATTGGTCGAATCGTTCGGTTGCACGGTCGTGCTTTGCACCGCCACCCAGCCAGCGTTTCAGTGGCAAGAAGACTTTGCGATCGGCTTGCACGAGATCCGCAACATCATTCCGATGACCGAGAAGCTCCATGACCGATTGCGTCGGACAACCGTACATCCGATCGGCGCGCTGAGCGACGAGCAGCTTGTCGCCCGGATCAATGCCGAAGATCGGGTCCTTTGCATTGTCAACACTCGGCCGCATGCAAGCAAGCTGTTTGCGGAACTTGATGAGTCCAGCGCGAACTTTCACTTGAGCACACGAATGTGTGCGGCGCACCGGCTGCATGTGCTCGACGGACAGATTCGTCCCCGACTGGACCAGGGTTTGCAATGTCGTGTTATTAGCACCCAATTGATTGAAGCCGGGGTAGATGTCGACTTCCCGGTCGTGTTCCGCGACGTGTGTGGCATCGATTCGTTAACTCAGGCCGCTGGACGTTGCAACCGCGAAGGACGTGCCGCCGAAGGCAGCGTGTATTTTTTCCAAGGCGAGCGACGACCACCGCCGGGCACGCTGCGAATGTCGGCCGATCATGGTCTAGAAATAGCTCGTCAGTTCGACGATTTACTCAGTCCTGAAGCCATCGAAGCGTACTTCCGCTTGCACTATTGGCAGCAAAAAGAACGCTGGGATTTCCGTCAGGTGATGGACGCGATCGGTCGTGATCCCAGCAGAATGGAATTTCAGTTTCGTCAGATCGCCGACCGTTATCGCTTCATCGAAGAAGTAGCTGAAACACTCTACGTACCCTGGAAAAAAGGCGAGCAATTAATCCGAAGCTTAAGTGAATCGGATTATCCGCCTGACCGAAAGTTACGACGCCGTTTGCAACGTTATTCGATCAACCTGCGCCGTCACGAAATGGTGCAACTGCACGCTGCCGGCGCGGTATTGTCCTTCCATGGCTACAACACGCTGACGCAGCGGCATTTGTACGACCAAAAACTTGGACTGGTGCTATCGAAAGCTGACGGAGTTGTCCCGCCAAGTGACTTGATGTGCTGA
- the cas5c gene encoding type I-C CRISPR-associated protein Cas5c yields MDLSKNRVALRIWGDFACFTRPEMKVERVSYDVITPSAARGVLEAIYWKPQIVWVIDRLHVLKPIRFTNIRRNELGSVGPSDRTLKPYLSGTKTEPLMQIIEDDRQQRAATLLQDVEYLIEAHYEVRNGNGAPQKHFEMFKRRASKGQCFQQPYLGCREFVANFAWYEGDGPAVDESLKGKRDMGFMLHDIDFEHEMTPKFFRATMIDGVIEVPRIQSEEVRS; encoded by the coding sequence ATGGACCTATCAAAAAATCGAGTTGCCCTGCGAATTTGGGGCGACTTTGCCTGTTTCACCCGGCCTGAGATGAAGGTCGAGCGCGTGTCATACGACGTGATCACACCATCGGCGGCACGCGGCGTATTGGAAGCCATCTATTGGAAGCCGCAGATCGTCTGGGTCATCGATCGGTTGCACGTCCTGAAGCCGATTCGCTTCACCAACATTCGCCGCAACGAACTGGGTAGCGTCGGCCCCTCGGATCGGACGCTGAAACCGTACTTGAGCGGTACTAAAACTGAACCCTTGATGCAAATCATCGAAGACGATCGGCAGCAACGTGCCGCTACGCTATTGCAGGATGTCGAGTACTTGATTGAAGCACACTACGAAGTCCGCAATGGCAACGGAGCCCCGCAAAAGCACTTCGAGATGTTCAAACGGCGGGCATCCAAAGGACAATGCTTTCAACAACCCTACCTCGGTTGTCGTGAATTTGTCGCAAATTTTGCTTGGTACGAAGGAGATGGGCCGGCGGTTGATGAATCTCTAAAGGGCAAGCGTGATATGGGGTTCATGCTGCACGACATTGACTTTGAGCACGAGATGACACCCAAGTTCTTTCGCGCGACCATGATCGACGGTGTGATTGAGGTTCCGCGGATCCAAAGCGAGGAGGTGCGGTCATGA
- the cas8c gene encoding type I-C CRISPR-associated protein Cas8c/Csd1: MILQRLCEYYDVIDRDPEIEIAQEGFAPQKVTFEIVLSRDGLVAAINDLRSTEGKRKIPRSLRLPFEGRTSGVKAMFLWDKAEYLLGYLSPELRDPPIGESESDEKKRLKKVDRVSKCFEASKQTHLEFADSIEDDDYVVLCRFYSSWELSSLSVEQRALIDELGTGFGVFRIDGDRQFLHDCSPLRRFWSGYQMNRDGDDVSGICLVTGERTSLARLHGSIKGVRDAQSSGASIVSFNKSAFESFGKTQSFNSPVGEQAAFKYTTALNYLLDRKNGRTLQVGDATCVFWSDAKDTIAEDVFSFGLDPGRFEDEGRAAAVGNVLSQAIDGNAVLPDPGAAFHVLGLSPNASRLSIRFWISGSAIEMVSRVAEHQRRLEIVRGGKDSDWIPLWMILAQTARESKEVPPLLGGALLRSVLAGGRYPEALLAAILRRIRAEQEIRHVKAATIKAILNHNHQKEISVMLDRERPDPAYLLGRLFACLERAQEDALPGLNATIKDRYFGAASATPGTVFPRLIRMNQHHIGKLEGGKKVVAEKRIQEIMGRLHDFPSHLGIVDQGLFSIGYYHQRQDFFTKKEKPAETVQ; encoded by the coding sequence ATGATTCTGCAACGCTTGTGCGAGTACTACGACGTCATCGACAGGGACCCGGAAATCGAAATCGCACAGGAAGGTTTCGCCCCGCAAAAAGTCACTTTTGAGATTGTGCTTTCTCGCGATGGTCTTGTTGCCGCGATCAATGACCTGCGATCGACCGAGGGTAAACGCAAGATCCCGCGTTCACTTCGGTTGCCATTCGAGGGACGAACCAGCGGCGTGAAGGCGATGTTCCTTTGGGACAAAGCGGAGTACTTGCTGGGGTACCTGTCGCCGGAACTTCGTGATCCGCCGATCGGCGAAAGTGAATCTGATGAAAAGAAGCGACTGAAGAAAGTCGATCGCGTTTCAAAATGTTTCGAAGCATCCAAACAAACGCACTTGGAATTTGCCGATTCGATCGAAGACGATGATTACGTCGTACTCTGTCGGTTCTATTCGTCCTGGGAACTGTCGAGTCTTTCAGTCGAGCAACGGGCATTGATTGACGAACTGGGAACCGGCTTCGGGGTTTTTAGGATCGACGGTGATCGCCAGTTCCTGCACGATTGCAGCCCACTGCGTCGGTTTTGGTCAGGCTACCAGATGAACCGCGACGGCGATGACGTGTCAGGAATTTGCCTAGTCACCGGTGAACGGACATCACTGGCTCGATTGCACGGCAGTATCAAAGGTGTCCGCGACGCCCAATCGTCTGGTGCCTCGATCGTCTCATTTAACAAATCGGCATTTGAAAGTTTCGGCAAAACTCAAAGTTTCAATTCTCCTGTCGGCGAACAGGCCGCATTCAAATACACCACCGCACTGAATTACTTGCTCGATCGCAAGAACGGTCGGACCCTCCAAGTCGGTGATGCGACTTGCGTATTTTGGTCTGACGCCAAGGACACGATCGCTGAAGATGTGTTTTCGTTTGGACTTGACCCTGGACGGTTCGAAGATGAAGGGCGTGCTGCGGCAGTTGGCAATGTGCTCAGTCAAGCCATAGACGGCAACGCAGTTCTGCCGGATCCCGGTGCCGCTTTTCATGTGCTCGGTTTGTCCCCAAACGCCTCGCGGCTATCAATACGGTTTTGGATCTCCGGTTCGGCAATCGAAATGGTCAGCCGAGTCGCTGAGCATCAACGAAGGCTTGAAATCGTTCGCGGCGGAAAGGATTCCGATTGGATTCCTTTGTGGATGATCCTTGCTCAAACGGCTCGCGAATCCAAAGAAGTGCCGCCGTTGCTTGGCGGCGCTTTGCTTCGCAGTGTTCTTGCAGGCGGTCGCTATCCCGAGGCCCTGCTCGCTGCAATCCTGCGTCGGATCCGTGCCGAACAGGAAATTCGACACGTCAAGGCAGCCACAATCAAAGCGATTTTGAACCACAACCACCAAAAGGAAATTTCCGTCATGCTCGATCGCGAACGCCCCGACCCTGCCTATCTACTTGGGCGATTGTTTGCGTGCCTGGAACGCGCGCAGGAAGACGCCCTGCCCGGCCTCAACGCCACAATCAAAGATCGCTACTTCGGAGCGGCATCTGCCACGCCCGGAACGGTTTTCCCGCGACTGATCCGAATGAACCAGCACCACATCGGTAAGCTCGAAGGCGGTAAGAAGGTTGTCGCTGAAAAACGAATCCAAGAAATCATGGGACGTCTGCATGATTTCCCTTCGCATCTTGGAATCGTTGACCAAGGTCTATTTTCAATCGGTTACTACCATCAGCGGCAAGACTTTTTCACGAAGAAAGAAAAACCGGCTGAAACCGTCCAATAA